Proteins from a single region of Thermococcus alcaliphilus:
- the folP gene encoding dihydropteroate synthase, whose amino-acid sequence MKFAGVSLDEPKIMGVINVSPESFYKGSVRQNEEELIETAVQMVKEGASFIDIGAKSTAPYLETQIPVEEEIRRAVWAISTIREHVKVPISIDTTNAKVAEEAIKVGADIINDVTGLKGDSRMAEVAKEYDVPVIVCAHKEVKNFTDPVHEVIDALEESLQIAYKNGIEKERIAIDPAIGFLRPKYPPWYEWDAKIIANLNLLKVFGLPILVGVSRKSFIGAITGRKDPLERLAGSLSATAIAVWNGVNIVRTHDVKETLDAVKMANFIKKFRE is encoded by the coding sequence ATGAAGTTTGCAGGGGTAAGTTTAGATGAGCCAAAAATTATGGGAGTTATTAACGTTTCCCCAGAAAGCTTCTATAAGGGAAGCGTTAGGCAAAATGAGGAGGAGCTGATAGAAACTGCAGTTCAAATGGTGAAGGAAGGGGCCTCTTTTATAGACATCGGGGCGAAGTCCACAGCACCGTACTTAGAAACCCAGATACCCGTAGAAGAAGAGATTAGAAGGGCAGTCTGGGCGATAAGCACCATCAGGGAGCATGTTAAAGTTCCAATAAGCATAGATACAACTAATGCAAAGGTTGCCGAGGAAGCTATCAAGGTGGGAGCGGACATCATAAACGACGTTACCGGTCTTAAAGGAGACTCAAGGATGGCAGAAGTTGCCAAGGAGTACGATGTTCCGGTGATAGTTTGTGCCCATAAAGAAGTAAAGAACTTCACAGATCCAGTTCATGAAGTCATTGATGCCCTCGAAGAGAGCCTCCAGATTGCATATAAAAACGGCATTGAAAAAGAGAGAATAGCAATTGACCCGGCAATTGGATTTCTAAGGCCTAAATATCCTCCATGGTATGAGTGGGATGCTAAGATTATCGCAAACCTGAACCTGCTAAAAGTCTTTGGGCTTCCCATCCTGGTTGGAGTATCGAGGAAGTCGTTTATAGGAGCCATAACCGGAAGAAAAGACCCGCTGGAAAGATTAGCCGGAAGTTTAAGTGCAACAGCGATAGCAGTATGGAATGGTGTTAACATTGTAAGAACCCACGACGTTAAAGAGACCCTCGATGCCGTAAAGATGGCGAACTTCATAAAAAAGTTTAGAGAGTGA
- a CDS encoding class II glutamine amidotransferase, translating into MCRVLFAVGNGEAMKDLVDALVKSSENDLYKVALGKSPSHKDGWGFFWMSKDKAEHYKTIKPIFEDKEGVEKLLDSLKGFGVLLAHTRAASQGSVNLFNAQPFSYSSPKGFAFWFYHNGDLKKDELIKMAGLREEELKDASDSYVFGLYLLSKLSSFEESEVLSAFKAALPVVKTTLNTGTLLITPDEVRGFVTAYMVEKREKDPLYRRYSRLLKVEEKGLFAIVSSTFELYSSLPFEEIPNGRAFYTTIDLKEEKFEVRELTL; encoded by the coding sequence ATGTGCAGGGTGCTGTTTGCAGTTGGAAATGGAGAAGCGATGAAAGACCTTGTAGATGCGCTGGTAAAATCCTCTGAAAATGACCTTTATAAAGTAGCATTAGGTAAGAGTCCCTCCCATAAAGATGGATGGGGATTCTTCTGGATGTCCAAAGACAAAGCCGAACATTACAAAACGATCAAACCCATTTTTGAGGATAAAGAAGGAGTTGAAAAGCTTTTAGACTCCTTAAAAGGTTTTGGAGTTTTATTGGCCCACACGAGAGCTGCAAGCCAAGGAAGTGTCAACCTATTCAATGCTCAACCGTTTTCTTATTCGTCTCCAAAGGGCTTTGCATTTTGGTTTTATCACAACGGCGACCTAAAAAAGGATGAACTTATAAAAATGGCGGGGCTTAGGGAAGAAGAACTTAAAGACGCTTCCGACAGCTATGTATTTGGCCTATATCTTTTGAGCAAATTGTCCTCATTTGAGGAAAGTGAGGTTCTTAGCGCATTTAAAGCTGCCCTTCCCGTAGTTAAGACCACGCTCAACACGGGCACCCTTTTAATAACTCCGGATGAGGTTAGGGGGTTTGTAACTGCCTACATGGTGGAGAAGAGAGAGAAAGACCCGCTGTACAGGAGATATTCACGCCTTTTAAAAGTTGAAGAAAAAGGTCTCTTTGCCATTGTATCTTCAACCTTTGAGCTCTATTCGTCCCTTCCCTTTGAAGAAATTCCAAACGGAAGGGCATTTTACACAACCATAGACTTAAAGGAGGAAAAGTTCGAGGTGAGGGAGCTCACTCTCTAA
- a CDS encoding Rossmann-like domain-containing protein: protein MMLKLLKERAMEAIEEEFKLVDFSFALPYTYVVIEGEKGKSIGLAMTLPEEIGEYKNTFTEPSLEEFIEKADSLNIIERTLGLAAINAVSQYYLEVVDEEKDAIELIEEEKVAVIGNMPPIVKALKDKNKKVFVFERNPKLWDRETLSDALEYVLLPEMEAVIVSGSALLNCTLDMILERSKRAKKIILTGATAQALPEFFKGTGVTHLASAKVIDVEKALINLKLGSFRGFGKQSKKYVIEV from the coding sequence ATGATGCTGAAGCTGTTAAAAGAGAGGGCAATGGAAGCGATTGAAGAGGAATTCAAGCTGGTGGACTTTTCTTTTGCTTTACCATACACTTACGTTGTTATTGAAGGGGAAAAGGGAAAATCTATAGGGTTGGCTATGACTCTCCCAGAGGAGATTGGTGAATATAAAAATACCTTCACAGAGCCAAGCTTGGAGGAGTTTATAGAAAAGGCAGACAGCCTTAACATAATAGAAAGAACCCTTGGACTTGCGGCGATCAACGCTGTTTCTCAGTACTACTTAGAGGTGGTGGATGAAGAAAAAGATGCTATAGAGCTAATAGAAGAGGAAAAAGTTGCCGTTATAGGAAATATGCCTCCAATCGTAAAGGCGTTAAAAGATAAGAACAAAAAGGTGTTCGTGTTCGAGAGAAACCCCAAACTCTGGGACAGAGAGACCCTAAGCGATGCCCTTGAGTACGTTCTTCTCCCAGAAATGGAAGCTGTAATTGTGAGTGGCTCCGCCTTGTTAAACTGCACCCTTGATATGATACTTGAGAGGAGTAAAAGGGCAAAGAAAATCATACTCACCGGGGCAACAGCCCAAGCATTGCCGGAGTTCTTCAAGGGGACCGGAGTTACTCATCTTGCCTCTGCAAAGGTCATTGATGTTGAGAAAGCCCTTATAAACCTAAAGCTCGGAAGTTTTAGGGGATTTGGAAAGCAGAGCAAGAAATACGTTATTGAAGTCTGA
- a CDS encoding type I restriction endonuclease, whose amino-acid sequence MLEIQRAVISVLKKVREHRLLYERNEEAVKQHLIGEIFKALGWNWENPKEVRPEERTEEGRADYALVINDRVIAYLEAKNLSVNVLRSEKPLRQLAKYCFSHGVKYGILTNGIQWKVVKSFEENSTLGDRVLMKIDLFNEPLEKSSLKLSFLSKERISSLEEHANYLKAFYWGFEMLRAKGYSKDSLISYLQSTIRPSFFLLEHLNGDETPQALYVYDNGWKVVPLIEKSMKGVLLSLLLYLAEKAEKKEKTELLEAYRHLRGVPLDREKIMFLLKGLEKEKGVKVGIEI is encoded by the coding sequence ATGCTTGAAATCCAGAGGGCTGTAATAAGCGTTCTCAAAAAGGTTCGAGAACACAGGTTGCTCTATGAAAGGAACGAAGAGGCGGTAAAGCAGCATCTTATAGGGGAGATATTCAAAGCCTTAGGATGGAACTGGGAGAACCCAAAAGAGGTAAGACCCGAAGAGAGAACGGAAGAGGGAAGGGCTGACTATGCTCTCGTCATCAATGACAGAGTGATAGCATATTTGGAGGCCAAAAATTTAAGCGTGAACGTTTTGAGAAGTGAAAAACCCCTAAGACAGCTCGCCAAATACTGCTTTTCTCATGGAGTTAAATACGGTATCTTGACAAACGGCATACAGTGGAAAGTGGTGAAGTCCTTCGAAGAAAACTCCACTCTTGGGGATAGGGTTCTTATGAAGATAGACCTCTTTAACGAGCCTCTTGAGAAAAGCTCCTTGAAACTCAGCTTCCTCTCAAAAGAAAGGATATCCTCGCTGGAAGAACATGCCAACTACCTAAAGGCTTTTTACTGGGGTTTTGAGATGCTCAGGGCGAAAGGATACTCAAAAGATTCCCTCATTTCATACCTGCAGAGCACGATAAGGCCAAGCTTTTTCCTTCTGGAGCATCTGAACGGTGATGAAACTCCCCAAGCCCTCTACGTATACGACAATGGATGGAAAGTTGTTCCCCTAATCGAGAAGAGCATGAAAGGGGTTCTGCTTTCCCTGTTGCTATATTTAGCGGAGAAAGCAGAGAAAAAAGAAAAAACCGAATTGCTCGAAGCGTATAGGCACTTGAGGGGAGTTCCTTTGGATAGGGAGAAAATAATGTTTCTCCTTAAAGGCTTAGAAAAAGAGAAGGGCGTTAAGGTGGGAATTGAAATCTAA
- a CDS encoding alpha/beta hydrolase-fold protein, with product MKRIALIIMGLVFFAGCIEKGREVPSAETPFYTETSTSTAITQTSPTSENSEISVTFVVEVPEYTPEGDTIYIAGDFNGWNPGDEDYRLKKRVDGKWEITLSFQRGRKIEFKFTRGSWETVEKGKNGEEIPNRVLVIEKEGTYEFKVYHWRDYVEETGVGTHTIVGNVITFKMKIPQLGNRERRIWVYLPPDYNQSNRRYPVLYMHDGQNLFDQATSFAGEWQVDETLERLFKEKGFAIIVVGIDNGGDKRIDEYSPWVNSGYGRGGEGDAYVRFIVETLKPYIDSKYRTLPNETGIMGSSLGGLISIYAGFKYPEVFKYVGAMSSAFWFNPEIYEFVKNSTAGPEKIYIDWGTLEGKDPEAYIETNKKLVEILKEKGYREGVNLMVIEEKGAIHNEYYWARRFPNAVLWLFEDP from the coding sequence ATGAAAAGGATAGCACTGATCATAATGGGCTTGGTGTTTTTTGCGGGGTGTATAGAAAAAGGACGAGAAGTTCCTAGTGCAGAGACTCCATTCTATACTGAAACCTCAACAAGCACTGCTATCACCCAAACTTCTCCTACCTCTGAGAATTCCGAAATTTCGGTAACTTTTGTGGTGGAAGTTCCAGAATATACTCCAGAGGGTGACACTATTTACATAGCCGGGGATTTCAACGGTTGGAATCCGGGAGATGAAGATTATAGGCTCAAGAAAAGGGTAGATGGTAAGTGGGAGATTACCTTAAGCTTTCAGAGGGGAAGGAAAATTGAGTTCAAGTTCACAAGGGGCTCTTGGGAAACAGTAGAAAAGGGCAAAAATGGAGAAGAAATCCCCAATAGAGTTCTCGTGATTGAAAAAGAAGGTACGTACGAATTTAAAGTCTACCACTGGCGGGACTATGTGGAAGAGACTGGTGTGGGAACCCATACAATAGTGGGGAACGTCATAACCTTCAAAATGAAAATTCCCCAGCTTGGCAACAGAGAAAGGAGGATATGGGTTTACCTCCCACCGGACTACAATCAGAGCAATAGAAGATATCCGGTTCTATATATGCATGATGGACAAAACCTCTTTGACCAAGCAACTTCATTTGCGGGAGAATGGCAAGTAGATGAGACTCTGGAGAGGCTCTTTAAAGAGAAGGGGTTTGCAATAATTGTTGTTGGAATAGACAATGGTGGAGACAAAAGAATTGATGAATACTCTCCTTGGGTGAACTCTGGGTATGGCAGAGGCGGAGAAGGTGATGCCTATGTACGCTTTATTGTCGAAACATTGAAGCCTTACATAGACTCTAAATACAGAACTTTGCCAAACGAAACCGGAATAATGGGGTCTTCCTTAGGAGGACTCATCTCAATATATGCCGGCTTCAAGTATCCAGAGGTTTTTAAGTACGTTGGCGCTATGAGCTCTGCCTTTTGGTTTAACCCCGAGATCTATGAGTTTGTTAAAAACTCCACAGCCGGGCCAGAGAAGATCTACATCGACTGGGGTACATTGGAAGGAAAAGACCCCGAAGCCTACATAGAGACAAACAAAAAGCTCGTCGAAATTCTCAAGGAAAAAGGATACAGGGAAGGAGTTAACTTAATGGTAATTGAAGAAAAAGGTGCCATACACAACGAATACTACTGGGCAAGGAGATTCCCCAATGCTGTATTGTGGCTCTTTGAAGATCCTTAG
- a CDS encoding SDR family oxidoreductase: MIKNKLIVVTGGAGFIGSHIAEELSKENEVIVIDNLYSGKAENVPSNAKFIQADIRDYQSIAELISQADYVFHEAALVSVVESVEKPILTEEINVLGTLNILKALSEGHGKLIFASSAAVYGDNQNLPLKESETPKPQSPYGVTKVAGEYYCRVFYELYGVPTVSLRYFNVFGERQGYNQYAGVISIFINRALKGEPLIIYGDGKQTRDFIYVKDVVKANILVAKSSKANGKVFNVARGERTTILELALKIIDTTNSPSSIIFDKPRPGDIRHSQADITEIKKLGFEPEYSLEEGLLRTIEWYKHR, encoded by the coding sequence ATGATAAAGAACAAGCTAATTGTGGTCACTGGAGGGGCAGGGTTCATAGGCTCCCACATAGCTGAAGAGCTCAGCAAAGAGAACGAGGTGATAGTGATAGACAACCTCTATTCAGGCAAAGCCGAGAACGTCCCTTCAAATGCAAAGTTCATTCAGGCTGATATAAGGGACTACCAAAGCATAGCCGAGCTAATTTCTCAAGCGGATTACGTTTTTCATGAAGCTGCTTTGGTTAGCGTTGTTGAGAGTGTAGAGAAGCCAATTCTCACGGAGGAGATAAACGTTCTCGGCACTTTAAACATCCTAAAAGCCCTGAGTGAGGGGCATGGAAAATTGATCTTTGCTTCCTCCGCGGCTGTTTATGGAGACAACCAGAACCTTCCCCTCAAAGAGAGCGAAACTCCCAAGCCTCAATCTCCCTACGGTGTGACAAAGGTAGCTGGGGAATACTACTGCAGGGTCTTTTACGAGCTTTATGGGGTTCCAACTGTAAGTTTGAGGTACTTCAACGTTTTTGGAGAAAGGCAAGGTTACAATCAATATGCGGGTGTAATAAGCATCTTCATAAACAGAGCTCTTAAAGGGGAACCCCTAATAATATACGGTGACGGAAAGCAAACGAGGGACTTCATTTACGTTAAAGATGTTGTAAAGGCAAATATCCTTGTAGCTAAGAGCAGTAAAGCAAACGGAAAGGTCTTCAACGTTGCGAGGGGAGAGAGAACAACAATCCTTGAACTTGCGCTCAAGATCATCGACACCACAAATTCTCCGAGCTCAATCATCTTTGACAAACCAAGACCCGGGGATATAAGGCACAGCCAGGCAGATATAACTGAAATAAAGAAGCTCGGCTTTGAGCCGGAGTATTCACTTGAAGAGGGACTATTGAGGACAATCGAGTGGTATAAGCACAGGTGA
- the pfdA gene encoding prefoldin subunit alpha, translated as MENREQLERLAYEYQLLQAQAQLLAQNLELLTLGKNEFQAVKETLEGLKNVEEEKPEILVPIGAGSFLKGRIEDKNNAIVSVGSGYAIEKSIDDAIVYLEERIKEYESAIAKTQEALHQLEHKLQELAQKAQQLQQKQAMSFKVPKK; from the coding sequence ATGGAAAACAGAGAACAGCTTGAGAGATTGGCTTATGAGTATCAGCTTTTACAAGCCCAGGCACAGCTTTTGGCCCAAAACCTTGAGCTCTTAACCCTTGGTAAGAATGAGTTCCAGGCCGTAAAAGAGACCCTTGAAGGGCTAAAAAATGTTGAAGAAGAGAAGCCTGAGATTCTCGTTCCAATAGGGGCTGGTTCGTTCTTAAAGGGAAGGATAGAAGACAAAAACAATGCTATAGTTAGCGTTGGTTCCGGATATGCAATCGAGAAGAGCATTGATGATGCAATAGTATATCTTGAAGAGAGGATCAAGGAGTACGAAAGTGCCATTGCAAAGACCCAAGAAGCATTACACCAGCTGGAACACAAGCTTCAAGAATTAGCTCAAAAAGCCCAGCAGCTACAGCAAAAGCAGGCGATGAGCTTCAAAGTCCCCAAGAAGTAG
- the rpl18a gene encoding 50S ribosomal protein L18Ae: protein MEVKVFRVRGVFEKNGRKFKFTKEYRALKPEDIKELVLSEIGSKHRVKRSKIYIESVEEIKPEEAENPIVRRLSLELA, encoded by the coding sequence ATGGAGGTTAAGGTGTTCAGAGTTAGGGGAGTCTTTGAAAAGAACGGAAGGAAGTTCAAGTTCACCAAGGAGTACAGGGCTTTAAAGCCAGAAGACATTAAGGAACTTGTCCTTTCAGAGATTGGAAGCAAGCACCGTGTTAAGAGATCAAAGATATACATAGAGAGCGTTGAAGAGATAAAGCCAGAAGAGGCCGAAAACCCAATAGTTAGAAGACTCAGCTTAGAGCTTGCTTGA
- a CDS encoding translation initiation factor IF-6 — MHIERLDFENSPYLGVFGLATDKFALVREGLQEKKLNVLREVLKVPVIETSIMKSRIVGIFAAANSSAVVVPYYIWDSELEKIKTSLEENGLDVRVEPVLSKLTAFGNLILVNDKAALISSKFTREEAKQFEDIFGVEVERGIIANYHAVGSVGVVTNKGGLVHPEATDEELEWLEDLFKVDFYVGTANMGVPFVGSCMIANSFGVVVGHLTTGPEIVKIEEALGFLG, encoded by the coding sequence ATGCACATTGAAAGACTGGACTTTGAAAACTCGCCATATCTTGGGGTGTTTGGCTTAGCCACTGATAAGTTTGCCCTAGTTAGAGAAGGGCTTCAGGAGAAGAAGCTTAACGTCCTCAGGGAAGTTCTAAAGGTTCCTGTTATTGAAACGAGCATAATGAAGTCAAGAATAGTTGGAATATTCGCCGCTGCAAATTCAAGTGCTGTAGTGGTTCCCTACTACATCTGGGACTCCGAGCTTGAGAAAATTAAAACTTCCCTAGAAGAGAACGGTCTGGATGTTAGGGTCGAACCCGTTTTAAGCAAGCTCACCGCCTTTGGAAACCTTATACTTGTGAACGATAAAGCTGCTTTGATAAGCTCAAAGTTTACAAGGGAAGAAGCGAAGCAGTTTGAGGATATCTTTGGTGTCGAAGTTGAGAGGGGGATAATAGCCAACTACCATGCAGTTGGAAGTGTCGGGGTTGTTACGAATAAAGGCGGTCTTGTTCACCCCGAAGCAACTGATGAAGAACTTGAGTGGCTTGAAGACCTCTTCAAAGTTGATTTTTATGTGGGAACTGCCAATATGGGTGTTCCCTTTGTGGGTTCATGCATGATTGCAAATTCCTTTGGTGTTGTAGTTGGGCACCTCACAACTGGTCCTGAGATAGTTAAGATTGAAGAAGCATTAGGCTTTTTGGGGTGA
- a CDS encoding 50S ribosomal protein L31e, which translates to MAEERIYVVPIRKVKKIVPRWKRAPRAARFVREFIARHTKADEVIIGTDVNEKIWERGIEKPPSKLRVKVTIEEKEGVKVAEVHLA; encoded by the coding sequence ATGGCGGAAGAGAGAATTTACGTTGTTCCTATTAGAAAGGTCAAGAAAATCGTCCCAAGATGGAAAAGAGCACCAAGAGCCGCTCGCTTTGTTAGAGAGTTCATAGCCAGACACACAAAGGCAGATGAGGTCATAATAGGCACAGATGTTAACGAAAAGATCTGGGAGAGAGGCATCGAGAAGCCACCAAGCAAGCTCCGTGTCAAGGTAACCATCGAAGAGAAGGAAGGCGTTAAGGTGGCTGAAGTCCACCTTGCTTGA
- a CDS encoding 50S ribosomal protein L39e: MARNKPLAKKLRLAKAAKQNRRVPVWVIVKTNRKVLTHPKRRYWRRTKLKE, from the coding sequence ATGGCAAGAAACAAACCGTTGGCAAAGAAGCTCCGCTTGGCAAAGGCAGCTAAGCAAAATAGGAGAGTACCTGTTTGGGTTATTGTGAAAACCAACAGGAAGGTTTTGACTCACCCCAAGAGGAGATACTGGAGGAGAACCAAGCTTAAGGAGTGA
- a CDS encoding NAD(P)/FAD-dependent oxidoreductase, giving the protein MKSKAEVVVIGGGSTGTSIAYHLAKLGVDVVLLEKGYLGNGSTFRCATGIRQQFTDEANIKLMRYSVEKWKKLSEELEYDVNFKQTGYLFLATTEEEVEAFKQNIKLHNKFGVPTRLITPEEAKEIVPLLNADEFLAGQWNPTDGKANPFKTVFAFARKAKELGAEIYEYTEVTDIIVENNEIKGVKTNMGTIKADIVVNAANAWAPIINEMAGLDREFIPIKPYKHQLVKTEPLKEGQIEPLVCPPAWNDSYVIQDGEDGGVICGTGLEHGPTYDVTPTYDFLREVLKWATRIIPALKYVHVLRQWAGHYAKTPDSNPAIGKVNSIDGFYIAAGFSGHGFMMAPGVGEAMAELIVKGKTHVPLDWEWYDPHRFERGELRSTAFQIG; this is encoded by the coding sequence ATGAAGAGTAAAGCGGAGGTAGTTGTCATAGGCGGAGGAAGCACAGGGACTTCTATAGCCTACCACCTAGCAAAGCTTGGTGTTGATGTTGTTCTCCTTGAGAAGGGCTACCTCGGAAATGGCTCAACGTTTAGGTGCGCAACTGGAATCAGGCAGCAGTTTACCGATGAGGCAAACATAAAGCTCATGAGATACAGCGTTGAAAAGTGGAAAAAGCTCAGCGAAGAGCTTGAATATGACGTAAACTTCAAGCAGACTGGATATCTCTTCCTCGCAACAACTGAAGAGGAAGTTGAAGCGTTTAAACAAAACATAAAGCTTCACAACAAGTTTGGCGTTCCAACAAGGCTTATAACCCCAGAAGAAGCGAAAGAAATAGTCCCTCTTTTAAATGCAGATGAATTCTTGGCTGGGCAGTGGAATCCAACCGATGGGAAGGCGAATCCCTTCAAAACGGTCTTTGCCTTTGCAAGGAAAGCCAAAGAGCTCGGGGCTGAGATTTATGAATATACCGAGGTAACTGACATTATCGTGGAAAACAACGAGATCAAAGGAGTGAAAACAAACATGGGGACTATAAAAGCTGACATTGTTGTTAACGCTGCAAACGCTTGGGCGCCGATAATAAACGAGATGGCTGGACTGGATAGGGAGTTCATCCCGATAAAGCCCTATAAGCACCAGCTTGTCAAAACGGAACCACTTAAAGAAGGGCAGATTGAACCGCTTGTATGTCCACCAGCATGGAACGACTCCTACGTAATTCAAGATGGGGAAGATGGTGGAGTAATTTGTGGAACTGGACTAGAGCATGGCCCAACATACGATGTAACTCCAACGTATGACTTCTTGAGGGAAGTGCTCAAATGGGCAACGAGAATAATCCCAGCGTTAAAATACGTTCACGTGTTGAGGCAGTGGGCAGGACACTATGCAAAAACTCCGGACAGTAATCCAGCTATAGGAAAGGTTAACTCCATAGATGGATTCTACATTGCAGCTGGTTTCAGCGGACACGGCTTCATGATGGCTCCAGGAGTGGGAGAAGCAATGGCAGAGCTGATTGTTAAAGGAAAAACTCACGTGCCACTTGACTGGGAGTGGTATGACCCACACCGCTTTGAGAGGGGAGAGCTTAGGAGTACAGCCTTCCAGATAGGGTGA
- a CDS encoding (2Fe-2S)-binding protein: protein MSEKGERIICRCNEVTVEEIEALIEQGVTDIEMIKRLLRIGMGPCQGRTCLPMVISIIARKTGKSPDEIKLPATRIPIRPVPAGVLVGDMNEE from the coding sequence ATGAGTGAAAAGGGTGAGAGGATAATATGCAGATGTAATGAAGTAACCGTTGAAGAAATTGAGGCGCTAATTGAGCAGGGGGTTACAGACATAGAGATGATAAAACGTCTTTTGAGAATTGGTATGGGGCCTTGTCAGGGAAGAACGTGTCTTCCAATGGTGATCAGCATAATAGCAAGAAAAACCGGAAAGAGTCCGGATGAGATAAAGCTCCCCGCAACTAGGATTCCAATTAGACCAGTTCCGGCGGGAGTTCTGGTGGGTGATATGAATGAAGAGTAA
- a CDS encoding 4Fe-4S binding protein: MSELPKYLREGYLSVEELKKYVGLPSEERLRQRPVAVPECPQEIPCTPCKEICPTNAVLMEHPNAVPIVDYEKCIGCSLCVQICPGLAFFMVHYIGDKARVTMPHEILPVPKVGEKVVLLNRVGEEVGEGKVVTVIPREKSKGDTPIITVEMPIELAWDVRAVKVVRE, encoded by the coding sequence ATGAGCGAACTCCCCAAATACCTAAGGGAAGGCTATCTAAGCGTTGAAGAGCTGAAAAAGTACGTTGGTTTGCCAAGCGAAGAGAGATTGAGACAAAGACCTGTAGCCGTTCCCGAGTGCCCTCAAGAAATTCCGTGTACACCGTGTAAAGAGATATGCCCGACCAATGCGGTTCTCATGGAACATCCAAATGCCGTTCCAATCGTTGATTATGAAAAGTGCATCGGCTGTTCTCTGTGCGTGCAGATTTGCCCGGGACTGGCGTTTTTCATGGTGCACTACATTGGAGACAAAGCAAGGGTAACAATGCCTCACGAGATTCTCCCAGTTCCAAAGGTGGGCGAAAAAGTGGTTCTTCTCAACAGAGTCGGAGAGGAAGTAGGAGAAGGCAAAGTGGTCACAGTAATTCCGAGGGAGAAAAGCAAGGGGGATACACCAATTATAACCGTTGAGATGCCCATAGAGCTGGCTTGGGATGTTAGGGCTGTTAAGGTGGTGAGAGAATGA